One Rosa chinensis cultivar Old Blush chromosome 5, RchiOBHm-V2, whole genome shotgun sequence genomic region harbors:
- the LOC112201956 gene encoding 14 kDa zinc-binding protein, translated as MAAVTSSSLLRNCAATTVRAFVTVKASNPNFRTFLLPLHSRRSLCRVSATNNEEAAAKVAAANADSGAPTIFDKIIAKEIPSTIVYEDDKVLAFRDINPQAPVHVVIIPKNRDGLTELGKAESRHVEILGQLLYAAKKVAEKEGILHGFRVVINNGPEGCQSVYHLHLHLLGGRQMKWPPG; from the exons ATGGCTGCAGTCACCTCCTCTTCTCTCTTGAG GAACTGTGCAGCAACAACTGTAAGAGCTTTTGTGACTGTGAAAGCCTCCAACCCCAATTTCAGAActttccttcttcctcttcactcTCGCAG GTCCCTGTGTCGTGTTAGCGCTACAAACAATGAAGAGGCTGCTGCCAAGGTAGCTGCAGCAAATGCCGACAGTGGAGCTCCAACAAT ATTTGACAAGATCATAGCAAAGGAAATCCCATCAACCATTGTATACGAGGATGATAAGGTCCTCGCATTTCGGGATATCAACCCACAGGCTCCTGTGCATGTTGTTATCATCCCAAAGAATAGGGATGGGTTAACAGAGCTGGGAAAG GCTGAATCTAGGCATGTGGAAATATTGGGTCAACTTCTGTATGCTGCAAAAAAAGTTGCTGAGAAAGAAGGTATTCTTCACGGGTTTCGTGTGGTTATCAACAATGGTCCAGAGGGAT GTCAATCTGTTTATCATCTTCACTTGCATCTCCTTGGTGGGAGACAGATGAAATGGCCACCTGGTTGA